The Microbacterium sulfonylureivorans sequence CGCCCCACAGTTCGAGCAGGTAGGGCTGCAGCGCGTAGAACACGTAGATGCCGACGCCTGCGGTGAAGGGGCTCGTGAGCATCAGCCAGCGCACCGGCGGGTCGCCGAGTCCGTAGCGGATCGAGGCACGAAGGACCGTGCGCGTCGCACGCAGCGGGCTCTCGCTGCGGTCCGGCGTGAAGCCCAGATCGCGCATCAGCAGGACGGCGACCAGGAACATCACCAGCAGAATGGCGCCGCGGATCAGGAAAGGGACGCCGAGGTTCGTCGCCTGCGCTATCACGCCGCCGAGCACCGAGCCGGACAGCATCGCGATGCCGCCGACGATCTGCGCCCGGCCGAACACCGTCTCGAGGCTTCCCGTGTAGCCGGTCGCCTTCAGCGCGTCGACGAGCCACGCGTCCACCGCACCGGAGAAGAACGTGAAGCCGAGCCCGAGCAGCACCGACACGATCGCCCACGCCCAGAACGGGGACTGCCAGACCCAGAGCATCCAGTACAGGACGGTCGTGACCGCCAGCGTGATCGTGCCGAGCAGGTACGAGGCCCTGCGGCCGACCGTATCGGCCACGACGCCCGTCGGGATCTCGAAGACCAGCATCCCGGCGGTGAAGAACGCGTTCGCCGAGAAGGCCTCGAGATTCGAGAGGCCGGCGTCGAGCAGGAACAGCGTGTTGATGCCCCAGATGAACGATGCGGCGAGGGTGTTCCCGAGCAGGAGCGTGTAGTAGGTCCCCTGCACTCGGCGCGGGGTGGGCAGCGAGCGCGCTGCGTCGGTCCTGGCGATGGCGTAACCGCCCCTCTTCCGCGAGAACTTCCGGCGACACCGCGACAGTACCGCGGCCGCTGCCGCCGCCCAAGGGGTCTGTCGGGCCGATGGCAGAACGCACTGTGTCAACTGGTTGACTTACCTGGAGTCAACTGGTTGACTCAGACCTGTGTCCGAACGCATCACCTTCACGCTCCACGAACTGATCTCAGCCGTCGACGCGCACGCCGACGCCGTGCTCCGCGCGCGCTACGGGGTGTCGTTCAACCACTTCCAGTTCCTCGCGATCCTCGCCGACGTGGAGCCCTCCGACATGACCGCGCTCGCCGCATGCCTCGGCATCACCAAGGCCGGCGTCAGCAAGCGCGTCCCCGCTCTCGTCGCCGACGGGTGGATCGCGTCCGAGCCCGGCCGGGGACGCAGCATCCTGCTCTCGCTCACCTCCAAGGGGGCTGCGCTCGTCCGCGATGCCGGCGCAGTGCTCGAACAGGAGTTCACCGATCTGCTCGGCCATCCCGCGCTCGCGGACGACCCCATCGACGCCTCCCGCCTGAACCGCCAGCTCGTCGCCCTGACCACCCTCGTCCAGCAGCAGCAGGAGAAGCCATGACCTCGCCCGCCCGCATCCTCGTCGTGATCGGACACCCGATCGCCGACAGCCTCGCCCACGCGCTCGCGCACTCGTACGCGGACGCCGCCCGCGCCGGCGGCGCCGACGTGCGCATCGTCGATCTCGCACATGACCCGGTGCCGGGGCATCCCTCCGCGCGTGCGGAGCTGAAGTACCCGCGGAGCGAGGCCGACGAGCCCCTCCCCGCCGACATCGCCGCCCAGACGGAGGACGTGGCGTGGGCCGACCACCTCGCGTTCTTCTTCCCGCAGTGGTGGGGCGGCACCCCGGCCGCGCTGAAGGCGTACATCGACCGCGTATTCCTCAGCGGCTTCGCGTACCGCTACCGGCCGACCGGACGACTCTGGGACAAGCTCCTCACCGGACGAACCGCGCGCATCGTGATGACGATGGACTCCCCCGCGCCGTGGAACGCCTGGGTGTACCGGGATGCCGCGATCCGCCAGCTCCGCAACGCGACGCTCGAGTACTGCGGCATCACGGTGCGCGGAGTCACGCGTCTGTCGGAGGTGCGCCACCGCACCGACGCCGACCGCGAGCGCTGGGTGCGCGGCATGGCATCGTTCGGGTCGACGGATGCCGAGTCCGTCGCTCCGCGCGACCGCGACGCGCTCGTGCCGGCCTGACGCCGACCGCCTCCGCTAGAGGCGCTCGGCTGCCTCGACGACGTTCGTCATGAGGAGGGCGACCGTCATCGGGCCGACGCCGCCGGGGTTCGGCGACAGCCAGCCGGCCACCTCGGCGACGTCGGGGTGCACGTCGCCGTAGATCTTCGACCTGCCCGTCTCGGGGTCGGTCCCTCGGGTCACGCCGACGTCGAGCACGGCCGCACCGGGCTTGACGTCCTCGGCGCGCACGATGTGCCTGACACCCGCCGCCGCGACGATCACATCGGCCTGGCGCAGGTGGTGCGCGAGGTCGACGGTGCCGGTGTGGGTGAGAGTCACCGTCGCGTTGTACTCGCGACGGGTCAGCAGGAGGCCGATCGAGCGACCGATCGTGACGCCGCGGCCGACGACGACCACGTCCTTGCCGGTGAGGTCGTAGCCGTTGCGCAGCAGCAGCTCGATCACGCCGCGCGGCGTGCACGGCAGGGGTGACGTGATGGGTGCATTCACGTTGAGCACGAGACGACCGAGATTCGTCGGATGCAGGCCGTCGGCGTCTTTCGCGGGGTCGATGCGCTCGAGGATCGCGTCGGTGTCGACGTGCGTGGGGAGCGGCAGCTGCACGATGTAGCCGTGGCACGCCGGGTCGGCGTTGAGGTCGTCGATCAGCGCCTCGACCTCGGCCTGCGTGGCGTCGGCCGGCAGCTCGCGCTGGATCGAGTTCATCCCGATCGACTCCGACTCGCGGTGCTTCATGCCGACGTACAGCTGCGACGCCGGGTCTGCGCCCACGAGCACCGTCGCGATGCCCGGGACGATGCCCCGCTCCTTGAGCGCCGCGACGCGCTCGCGCAGCTCTTCCTTGATCTCGGCCGCGGCCGCGCGGCCGTCGAGCTTCTGCGCGACCACTACTGCTGCAGACCCGGGTAGAGCGGGAACGCGGCGGTCAGCGCGGCGACGCGCGCGCGCAGCGCCTCGACGTCGGCGCCGGGCAGCAGCGCGAGCGCGATGACGTCGGCGACCTCGGTGAACTCGGCGTCGCCGAAGCCGCGGGTGGCGAGCGCGGGCGTGCCGATGCGCAGGCCCGACGTGACCATCGGCGGACGCGGGTCGTTCGGGACCGCGTTGCGGTTGACCGTGATGTGGATCTCGTGCAGGAGGTCCTCGGCCTGCTTGCCGTCGATCGCGGCGTCGCGCAGGTCGACGAGCACGAGGTGCACGTCGGTGCCGCCCGAGCGGACCGCGATGCCGGCATCCTTCACATCCTGCTGCGAGAGGCGCTCGGCGATGATGTGCGCACCGCTGAGGACGCGCTCCTGGCGCTCCTTGAACTCGGGCGTGGCCGCGAGCTTGAACGCGGTCGCCTTGGCGGCGATCACGTGCATGAGCGGACCGCCCTGCTGGCCCGGGAAGACGGCGGAGTTGATCTTCTTCGCGATGTCGGCGTCGTTGGTGAGGATGAAGCCCGAGCGGGGGCCGCCGATCGTCTTGTGCACCGTCGACGAGACGACGTGGGCGTGGGGCACCGGGTTCGGGTGCAGTCCGGCGGCGACCAGTCCGGCGAAGTGCGCCATGTCGACCCACAGGAGCGCGCCGACCTCGTCGGCGATGGCGCGGAACGCGGCGAAGTCGAGCTGACGCGGGTACGCCGACCAGCCGGCGATGATGACCTTGGGCTGGTGCTCGA is a genomic window containing:
- a CDS encoding MFS transporter, whose protein sequence is MQGTYYTLLLGNTLAASFIWGINTLFLLDAGLSNLEAFSANAFFTAGMLVFEIPTGVVADTVGRRASYLLGTITLAVTTVLYWMLWVWQSPFWAWAIVSVLLGLGFTFFSGAVDAWLVDALKATGYTGSLETVFGRAQIVGGIAMLSGSVLGGVIAQATNLGVPFLIRGAILLVMFLVAVLLMRDLGFTPDRSESPLRATRTVLRASIRYGLGDPPVRWLMLTSPFTAGVGIYVFYALQPYLLELWGDEEAYSVAGLAAALLAGASIVGGALAPWARRLFRRRTSTILLSTVASALVLIGLGLVRNFWVAIVLVALWGIAAAIDDPVHRAYLNDMIPSKQRATVLSFDSLMGSGGGVVFQPVLGRVADVGGYGASMLWSGVISAVAIPFVLLSRAQRPPADTAREVAEPADA
- a CDS encoding MarR family winged helix-turn-helix transcriptional regulator, with translation MSERITFTLHELISAVDAHADAVLRARYGVSFNHFQFLAILADVEPSDMTALAACLGITKAGVSKRVPALVADGWIASEPGRGRSILLSLTSKGAALVRDAGAVLEQEFTDLLGHPALADDPIDASRLNRQLVALTTLVQQQQEKP
- a CDS encoding NAD(P)H-dependent oxidoreductase; protein product: MTSPARILVVIGHPIADSLAHALAHSYADAARAGGADVRIVDLAHDPVPGHPSARAELKYPRSEADEPLPADIAAQTEDVAWADHLAFFFPQWWGGTPAALKAYIDRVFLSGFAYRYRPTGRLWDKLLTGRTARIVMTMDSPAPWNAWVYRDAAIRQLRNATLEYCGITVRGVTRLSEVRHRTDADRERWVRGMASFGSTDAESVAPRDRDALVPA
- a CDS encoding bifunctional methylenetetrahydrofolate dehydrogenase/methenyltetrahydrofolate cyclohydrolase — translated: MVAQKLDGRAAAAEIKEELRERVAALKERGIVPGIATVLVGADPASQLYVGMKHRESESIGMNSIQRELPADATQAEVEALIDDLNADPACHGYIVQLPLPTHVDTDAILERIDPAKDADGLHPTNLGRLVLNVNAPITSPLPCTPRGVIELLLRNGYDLTGKDVVVVGRGVTIGRSIGLLLTRREYNATVTLTHTGTVDLAHHLRQADVIVAAAGVRHIVRAEDVKPGAAVLDVGVTRGTDPETGRSKIYGDVHPDVAEVAGWLSPNPGGVGPMTVALLMTNVVEAAERL
- the glyA gene encoding serine hydroxymethyltransferase yields the protein MTDQYFNAPLSEVDPEIAQVLERELDRQRGYLEMIASENFVPVSVLQSQGSVLTNKYAEGYPGRRYYGGCEEVDVAEELAIARAKSLFGAEFANVQPHSGATANASVLHAIARPGDTLLGLSLDQGGHLTHGMKINFSGRLFNIVAYGVDPETSLIDMDEVRRLAIEHQPKVIIAGWSAYPRQLDFAAFRAIADEVGALLWVDMAHFAGLVAAGLHPNPVPHAHVVSSTVHKTIGGPRSGFILTNDADIAKKINSAVFPGQQGGPLMHVIAAKATAFKLAATPEFKERQERVLSGAHIIAERLSQQDVKDAGIAVRSGGTDVHLVLVDLRDAAIDGKQAEDLLHEIHITVNRNAVPNDPRPPMVTSGLRIGTPALATRGFGDAEFTEVADVIALALLPGADVEALRARVAALTAAFPLYPGLQQ